Proteins from a genomic interval of Nematostella vectensis chromosome 5, jaNemVect1.1, whole genome shotgun sequence:
- the LOC5502550 gene encoding methyltransferase-like protein 25B isoform X1 — translation MPVDEKVLLRQHTSRLATFVSNYKWLTEVNMREYFCNDVWNKVPFFWRQHFSDIRPEDLATVLLNKCGKDTKFVPRNYRHVWSLSLLSFVQACHSLSLPRSPVFESCRAGPCCQPRMRNEASLKHLRSQVKSKKLHEITKLAWVVKEMSIKQSCAHVVDVGAGLGHLSRVMAMEYGLRVVSLEADGCHKGEAERLDRKAEASKKKQTQTIGSETLPQHVTFKITQDITTEEFLDVLTRCFAGDDSPKCPDFILVGLHPCGDLVPTMLRVFAKCDQAVGLVMASCCYHKMDVKPCHNYSSSERAIHCYKGEETVSSQDIPSHNHPSSESAIHCYKKRGNYCQDIPSHSNTSSDSCKKRENSCQDVPSYSNTSSDSAIHCYKEKEAISSQDMSSHNTSSSDNLEHCNKKVGDYTKDKLHPSFTSYDNERHCYGKGVSSCKEKLNHNCPRNEGITNCYKDEASFYQDKPHQNCFESFSHCRQIRASSYQKKVLKNSAEYYLETQNVDEKGRNPSMKEKTQKKSACGEKFLESSKKCWEDLSEDLGEEIRTCNKSLEAKHYYEKHTCDGENSGRSPNPMCITKTSIDHVSGFPLSDWLGACYLGYTTRELACHNLEQYVDKLKEKTLGTRWALKSCHKALKLTALPMFNQKHVLMFLPANSPRLKHHCYRAILELIIMRQRADWDRSAVRLRGKRTAEGVDGITFRAYAEPLLRKIGIDVKSVNIESLEFFSLETRWREVMAFYCLRLLFAPVIESLILLDRLVYLHERGINGSVSAVFEPRISPRNLAITARKTLRNNAAEI, via the exons GAATATTTTTGCAATGATGTCTGGAATAAAGTTCCTTTTTTCTGGAGGCAACACTTCTCAGATATTAGACCTGAGGACCTTGCCACAGTCTTGTTGAATAAATGTGgtaaagacacaaaatttgtGCCAAGAAATTACAG GCATGTGTGGTCCCTATCTTTGCTGTCCTTTGTTCAAGCATGTCACAGTCTTTCCCTACCAAGAAGCCCAGTGTTTGAGTCTTGCCGAGCAGGACCTTGTTGTCAGCCACGCATGCGTAATGAAGCATCATTGAAGCATTTACGCTCACAAGTTAAGAGTAAAAAGCTTCATGAGATAACAAAGTTAGCATGG GTTGTCAAGGAGATGTCAATCAAACAAAGCTGTGCCCATGTAGTT GATGTTGGTGCAGGTCTTGGCCATCTATCACGTGTCATGGCAATGGAGTACGGCCTGAGAGTCGTCTCTTTAGAAGCGGACGGTTGTCATAAAGGCGAAGCTGAGCGACTCGACAG AAAAGCAGAAGCTTCGAAAAAGAAGCAGACGCAGACGATTGGGTCTGAAACCCTACCGCAACATGTGACGTTTAAG ATAACCCAAGACATCACCACCGAAGAGTTCCTAGATGTATTAACTCGATGTTTTGCTGGTGATGACTCTCCAAAGTGCCCTGATTTCATCCTGGTGGGTCTACACCCCTGTGGTGACCTGGTCCCCACCATGCTCAGGGTGTTCGCCAAGTGCGACCAGGCCGTCGGTCTCGTGATGGCGTCGTGTTGTTACCACAAAATGGATGTGAAACCTTGTCACAATTACTCAAGCAGTGAGAGGGCAATACATTGTTACAAGGGGGAAGAAACTGTCTCTTCTCAAGACATACCTTCTCACAATCACCCAAGCAGCGAGAGCGCAATACATTGTTACAAGAAAAGGGGAAATTATTGTCAAGACATACCTTCTCACAGTAACACAAGCAGTGATTCTTGCAAGAAAAGGGAAAATTCTTGTCAAGATGTACCTTCTTACAGTAACACAAGCAGTGATAGCGCAATACATTGTTACAAGGAGAAAGAAGCTATTTCTTCTCAAGACATGTCTTCTCACAATACCTCAAGCAGCGATAACCTAGAACACTGTAACAAGAAAGTTGGTGATTATACTAAAGACAAATTACATCCCAGTTTCACAAGTTACGATAACGAAAGGCATTGTTACGGGAAAGGGGTTAGCTCATGCAAAGAGAAACTCAATCACAATTGTCCTAGAAATGAGGGCATAACGAATTGTTACAAGGATGAGGCTTCTTTTTATCAAGATAAACCCCATCAGAATTGCTTCGAGAGCTTTAGTCATTGCCGCCAGATAAGAGCTAGTTCGTACCAgaaaaaagtattaaaaaattCTGCAGAATACTATTTGGAAACTCAGAATGTGGACGAAAAGGGTAGAAACCCATCGATGAAAGAAAAGACACAGAAGAAAAGTGCGTGCGGGGAAAAGTTCCTGGAAAGTTCTAAGAAATGTTGGGAAGACTTAAGCGAAGACTTAGGTGAAGAAATAAGAACGTGCAATAAATCATTGGAAGCAAAACATTACTACGAAAAACATACATGTGATGGCGAAAATTCGGGTAGATCACCCAACCCCATGTGTATCACGAAGACTAGCATTGATCACGTGTCAGGTTTCCCTTTGTCTGATTGGTTGGGGGCTTGTTATCTTGGTTACACGACTAGAGAGCTGGCGTGTCACAATTTGGAACAATATGTGGACAAACTTAAAG agaagaccctggggacgaggtgGGCCTTGAAATCATGCCACAAGGCGCTAAAGCTAACCGCGTTACCAATGTTCAATCAAAAACACGTCTTGATGTTTTTGCCAGCTAATTCCCCAAGGCTAAAGCATCATTGTTACCGAGCCATCCTGGAGCTTATTATCATGCGACAGCGAGCGGACTGGGACCGGTCTGCAGTGCGTCTGCGCGGAAAGCGAACGGCCGAGGGGGTTGATGGGATTACCTTTAGAGC TTATGCAGAGCCTCTGTTGAGAAAGATTGGGATTGACGTGAAGTCTGTAAACATTG AATCTCTGGAATTCTTTTCCCTTGAGACTCGCTGGCGTGAGGTGATGGCATTTTACTGTCTCCGACTACTTTTTGCTCCGGTCATCGAGTCGCTAATCCTCTTGGACCGACTGGTGTATCTTCACGAGCGAG GTATCAATGGGAGCGTCTCCGCTGTTTTCGAGCCTCGAATCTCACCAAGAAATCTGGCCATCACTGCACGTAAAACACTCAGAAATAATGCGGCAGAAATCTAG
- the LOC5502550 gene encoding methyltransferase-like protein 25B isoform X2, whose amino-acid sequence MPVDEKVLLRQHTSRLATFVSNYKWLTEVNMREYFCNDVWNKVPFFWRQHFSDIRPEDLATVLLNKCGKDTKFVPRNYRHVWSLSLLSFVQACHSLSLPRSPVFESCRAGPCCQPRMRNEASLKHLRSQVKSKKLHEITKLAWVVKEMSIKQSCAHVVDVGAGLGHLSRVMAMEYGLRVVSLEADGCHKGEAERLDRKAEASKKKQTQTIGSETLPQHVTFKITQDITTEEFLDVLTRCFAGDDSPKCPDFILVGLHPCGDLVPTMLRVFAKCDQAVGLVMASCCYHKMDVKPCHNYSSSERAIHCYKGEETVSSQDIPSHNHPSSESAIHCYKKRGNYCQDIPSHSNTSSDSCKKRENSCQDVPSYSNTSSDSAIHCYKEKEAISSQDMSSHNTSSSDNLEHCNKKVGDYTKDKLHPSFTSYDNERHCYGKGVSSCKEKLNHNCPRNEGITNCYKDEASFYQDKPHQNCFESFSHCRQIRASSYQKKVLKNSAEYYLETQNVDEKGRNPSMKEKTQKKSACGEKFLESSKKCWEDLSEDLGEEIRTCNKSLEAKHYYEKHTCDGENSGRSPNPMCITKTSIDHVSGFPLSDWLGACYLGYTTRELACHNLEQYVDKLKANSPRLKHHCYRAILELIIMRQRADWDRSAVRLRGKRTAEGVDGITFRAYAEPLLRKIGIDVKSVNIESLEFFSLETRWREVMAFYCLRLLFAPVIESLILLDRLVYLHERGINGSVSAVFEPRISPRNLAITARKTLRNNAAEI is encoded by the exons GAATATTTTTGCAATGATGTCTGGAATAAAGTTCCTTTTTTCTGGAGGCAACACTTCTCAGATATTAGACCTGAGGACCTTGCCACAGTCTTGTTGAATAAATGTGgtaaagacacaaaatttgtGCCAAGAAATTACAG GCATGTGTGGTCCCTATCTTTGCTGTCCTTTGTTCAAGCATGTCACAGTCTTTCCCTACCAAGAAGCCCAGTGTTTGAGTCTTGCCGAGCAGGACCTTGTTGTCAGCCACGCATGCGTAATGAAGCATCATTGAAGCATTTACGCTCACAAGTTAAGAGTAAAAAGCTTCATGAGATAACAAAGTTAGCATGG GTTGTCAAGGAGATGTCAATCAAACAAAGCTGTGCCCATGTAGTT GATGTTGGTGCAGGTCTTGGCCATCTATCACGTGTCATGGCAATGGAGTACGGCCTGAGAGTCGTCTCTTTAGAAGCGGACGGTTGTCATAAAGGCGAAGCTGAGCGACTCGACAG AAAAGCAGAAGCTTCGAAAAAGAAGCAGACGCAGACGATTGGGTCTGAAACCCTACCGCAACATGTGACGTTTAAG ATAACCCAAGACATCACCACCGAAGAGTTCCTAGATGTATTAACTCGATGTTTTGCTGGTGATGACTCTCCAAAGTGCCCTGATTTCATCCTGGTGGGTCTACACCCCTGTGGTGACCTGGTCCCCACCATGCTCAGGGTGTTCGCCAAGTGCGACCAGGCCGTCGGTCTCGTGATGGCGTCGTGTTGTTACCACAAAATGGATGTGAAACCTTGTCACAATTACTCAAGCAGTGAGAGGGCAATACATTGTTACAAGGGGGAAGAAACTGTCTCTTCTCAAGACATACCTTCTCACAATCACCCAAGCAGCGAGAGCGCAATACATTGTTACAAGAAAAGGGGAAATTATTGTCAAGACATACCTTCTCACAGTAACACAAGCAGTGATTCTTGCAAGAAAAGGGAAAATTCTTGTCAAGATGTACCTTCTTACAGTAACACAAGCAGTGATAGCGCAATACATTGTTACAAGGAGAAAGAAGCTATTTCTTCTCAAGACATGTCTTCTCACAATACCTCAAGCAGCGATAACCTAGAACACTGTAACAAGAAAGTTGGTGATTATACTAAAGACAAATTACATCCCAGTTTCACAAGTTACGATAACGAAAGGCATTGTTACGGGAAAGGGGTTAGCTCATGCAAAGAGAAACTCAATCACAATTGTCCTAGAAATGAGGGCATAACGAATTGTTACAAGGATGAGGCTTCTTTTTATCAAGATAAACCCCATCAGAATTGCTTCGAGAGCTTTAGTCATTGCCGCCAGATAAGAGCTAGTTCGTACCAgaaaaaagtattaaaaaattCTGCAGAATACTATTTGGAAACTCAGAATGTGGACGAAAAGGGTAGAAACCCATCGATGAAAGAAAAGACACAGAAGAAAAGTGCGTGCGGGGAAAAGTTCCTGGAAAGTTCTAAGAAATGTTGGGAAGACTTAAGCGAAGACTTAGGTGAAGAAATAAGAACGTGCAATAAATCATTGGAAGCAAAACATTACTACGAAAAACATACATGTGATGGCGAAAATTCGGGTAGATCACCCAACCCCATGTGTATCACGAAGACTAGCATTGATCACGTGTCAGGTTTCCCTTTGTCTGATTGGTTGGGGGCTTGTTATCTTGGTTACACGACTAGAGAGCTGGCGTGTCACAATTTGGAACAATATGTGGACAAACTTAAAG CTAATTCCCCAAGGCTAAAGCATCATTGTTACCGAGCCATCCTGGAGCTTATTATCATGCGACAGCGAGCGGACTGGGACCGGTCTGCAGTGCGTCTGCGCGGAAAGCGAACGGCCGAGGGGGTTGATGGGATTACCTTTAGAGC TTATGCAGAGCCTCTGTTGAGAAAGATTGGGATTGACGTGAAGTCTGTAAACATTG AATCTCTGGAATTCTTTTCCCTTGAGACTCGCTGGCGTGAGGTGATGGCATTTTACTGTCTCCGACTACTTTTTGCTCCGGTCATCGAGTCGCTAATCCTCTTGGACCGACTGGTGTATCTTCACGAGCGAG GTATCAATGGGAGCGTCTCCGCTGTTTTCGAGCCTCGAATCTCACCAAGAAATCTGGCCATCACTGCACGTAAAACACTCAGAAATAATGCGGCAGAAATCTAG
- the LOC116610121 gene encoding fanconi-associated nuclease 1: MDKNKRKRLNLSLSRKKSRPNEPDNDKNQELSKGKANGSSKPKNVSSKSANETSTTPNSSSSRSIFQMLKNPPSTRTVNCPICSSRVQMASINTHLDSGCNKFGNELNTSIKSGIGVEKRINKLDVHKHNDDNKVTKDLDNIKDQHRITPKCVSNTTITTVEISDDDDVNNDYDYVNANHDDDKGDDTYAVNKLKTQGNTIIFSIENKIMHNSQISFNGASKVQPNSNVTETIDEERDSADNYCNQQKTIDSSENDCTGENVFKDSSSKEDSTEETNDSPYYLSNFKLVLDTVMSDMRDQSLFDDSDNKTIEIFKRLSPEAQKLYVRLFQRKFGWFRCSKLDYPRISGDLTPVLKELIGVGFLKDGSHLKELRETLKLLPAPDLRNLVASFNVMSKTTLQKGQNKAILIEALVRYGETQRSLFGSCSAVLLKRAKQALGDCVHVSKEPRSVFARALLLFSMNVLPDDEDNRSNGQQQQLSTIFLVNVGKLTYPTYTITRELAVFPTREHLISYAAAFQEKHEMFTALEVASDLDSAYKCYPKAAEMFSGILHSLEKGTTPYSATLPPHLRCFSAEWVYTRMCYLGVEVLQKMRQYEEAVNQLELLLKQRVYCADCRGRWWDRLALNLHQHLKQPEKALNAVRQALADDDVRFGHRLALIQRAKKILSSAWYKKKKDTISCEIDDTLLIEPQPCNTVTISGKRSAQMGVFIAPEVSRMGEVLPDTVTFCGVEEYALSYYRQQGYDEGIHGETGTFLTLYGLLFWEVIFCDGVKDVFRVPYQSSPLDMNYDSFYQNRQAIVDQRLNEIRESSSESLQKMVEWSWTQHEGQVCACVSWDRFTGVNQAKQLVACFGGPLLCGIFKHFATNLRHRHSGMPDLVVWNSSTFEYRIVEVKGPGDRLSTKQLIWLGDLASLGATVEVCYVTAVGGKLLQVST, encoded by the exons ATGGACAAGAACAAGCGCAAACGACTCAACTTATCCCTGTCAAGAAAGAAATCCCGTCCAAACGAACCTGATAATGACAAAAATCAAGAACTATCCAAAGGCAAAGCAAATGGATCTTCAAAACCCAAAAATGTATCATCGAAGAGTGCTAATGAGACGTCTACGACTCCAAACAGTTCCAGTTCCAGGTCTATTTTTCAAATGCTCAAGAATCCGCCTTCTACACGAACAGTAAATTGCCCTATTTGTAGCTCCCGTGTGCAAATGGCTAGCATTAATACACACTTGGATAGTGGCTGTAACAAATTTGGGAATGAACTAAACACAAGTATCAAGAGTGGTATTGGAGTCGAAAAGAGAATAAACAAACTTGATGTCCACAaacataatgatgataataaagtGACGAAAGATCTTGACAATATTAAAGATCAGCATAGAATTACACCAAAATGTGTATCAAACACAACTATCACAACTGTGGAAataagtgatgatgatgatgtaaataatgattatgattacGTCAATGCcaatcatgatgatgataaaggtGACGACACTTATGCTGTCAACAAATTGAAGACTCAGGGGAACACCATAATTTTTAGCATTGAGAATAAGATAATGCATAATTCTCAAATTTCTTTTAATGGAGCCAGCAAAGTTCAACCCAACTCAAATGTCACAGAAACAATAGACGAAGAAAGGGATAGTGCTGATAATTACTGTAATCAGCAGAAAACTATAGATTCATCAGAAAATGACTGCACaggagaaaatgtttttaaagacAGCTCATCTAAAGAAGATAGCACAGAAGAAACCAATGACTCCCCTTATTATCTGTCAAATTTTAAACTTGTATTGGATACTGTGATGTCTGATATGAGGGATCAAAGTTTGTTTGATGACAGtgataacaaaacaatagaaatatttaaaagacTTTCCCCTGAAGCACAGAAGTTATATGTCAGATTGTTTCAGAGGAAGTTTGGATGGTTTCGATGCAGTAAACTGGACTACCCACGGATAAGCGGTGACTTAACACCAGTTTTAAAAGAATTGATAGGTGTTG GGTTTCTTAAAGATGGAAGCCATTTAAAAGAGCTGAGAGAAACTCTAAAACTCCTACCTGCACCTGACTTAAGGAACCTGGTTGCATCTTTTAATGTGATGTCAAAAACAACTCTCCAAAAGGGGCAGAATAAAGCCATTTTGATAGAGGCTTTGGTTCGTTATGGCGAGACACAGCGATCTCTGTTTGGTAGCTGCTCAGCTGTTTTATTAAAaag AGCTAAACAGGCTCTAGGAGATTGTGTACATGTGTCTAAAGAACCCAGGTCTGTCTTTGCCAGAGCCCTGCTACTTTTCTCTATGAACGTCCTCCCTGACGATGAGGATAATAGATCAAATGGTCAGCAGCAACAGCT ATCAACAATATTCCTCGTGAATGTAGGAAAGCTCACTTACCCCACTTATACCATCACGAGAGAACTAGCCGTATTCCCTACCAGAGAACATTTGATCAGCTATGCCGCAGCCTTTCAGGAGAAGCATGAGATGTTCACTGCTTTGGAGGTGGCAAGTGATTTAGATTCTGCATACAAATGCTACCCAAAAGCAGCCGAGATGTTCAGTGGCATATTGCACTCACTAGAGAAAGGAACTACT CCATACTCAGCTACCTTACCACCACACCTGAGGTGCTTCTCTGCCGAGTGGGTGTACACTCGTATGTGTTACCTTGGTGTTGAGGTGCTACAAAAGATGCGGCAGTATGAGGAAGCCGTCAATCAACTAGAGCTGCTCCTGAAGCAAAGGGTGTACTGTGCTGACTGCCGGGGAAGGTGGTGGGACCGTCTGGCACTAAATTTGCACCAGCATCTGAAACAGCCAGAGAAA GCGCTAAATGCTGTCAGGCAAGCTTTAGCGGATGATGATGTCAGGTTTGGTCATAGGCTTGCCCTTATTCAGAGAGCAAAAAAGATCCTTTCCTCTGCTTGGtacaagaagaaaaaggacaCAATTTCTTGTGAGATTGATGACACTCTTCTTATAGAGCCACAGCCCTGCAATACG GTGACAATTTCAGGAAAGCGGTCTGCTCAGATGGGTGTGTTTATAGCCCCTGAGGTCAGCCGAATGGGTGAGGTCTTGCCTGATACTGTCACCTTTTGTGGAGTGGAGGAGTATGCACTGTCGTACTACCGCCAGCAGGGATATGATGAGGGCATACACGGAGAGACAGGCACTTTCTTGACACTCTATGGATTGCTGTTCTGGGAGGTGATTTTCTGTGATGGAGTGAAGGATGTGTTTAGAGTCCCATACCAG AGCTCACCTCTTGACATGAACTATGACAGTTTCTACCAAAATCGACAGGCCATTGTAGATCAGCGACTTAATGAAATACGAGAGTCCTCTTCTGAG TCCCTACAGAAGATGGTTGAGTGGTCCTGGACCCAGCATGAGGGTCAAGTTTGCGCATGCGTCAGCTGGGACCGGTTCACTGGTGTTAACCAAGCCAAG CAACTTGTGGCATGTTTTGGCGGCCCTCTTCTGTGTGGAATCTTCAAGCATTTCGCCACCAACCTCCGCCATCGTCATTCTGGGATGCCAGACCTTGTGGTGTGGAACTCGTCAACATTTGAATACAGG ATTGTGGAAGTGAAGGGGCCCGGGGATCGTCTCTCCACCAAACAGCTGATCTGGCTTGGTGACCTAGCATCACTAGGGGCAACCGTGGAGGTCTGCTACGTCACCG CTGTTGGCGGTAAGCTTCTACAAGTCTCCACTTGA